One genomic window of Kosmotoga olearia TBF 19.5.1 includes the following:
- the tsaE gene encoding tRNA (adenosine(37)-N6)-threonylcarbamoyltransferase complex ATPase subunit type 1 TsaE: MERSDKTFYELGGMNEKAVRHLAFEIAKRLEGGEILLLKGDLGTGKTTFVKALAEGLRIDPDDVRSPTFTIVNTYVGRNLTLLHADLYRLSDPSEVLELDLLGLLGPETVLAVEWPELLAGFIGKNALKIELEYEDEKTRRLKLSGSYKWIERMVKDFFKKERQTKEVK; the protein is encoded by the coding sequence GTGGAAAGAAGCGATAAAACGTTCTATGAACTGGGCGGAATGAATGAAAAAGCTGTAAGACACCTGGCTTTTGAGATTGCTAAAAGGCTTGAAGGTGGTGAAATTCTTCTCTTAAAGGGTGATTTAGGAACAGGAAAAACTACCTTTGTTAAAGCGCTCGCTGAAGGTCTCAGGATAGATCCCGATGATGTCAGAAGCCCTACGTTTACTATTGTGAATACGTATGTCGGTAGGAATTTAACGCTCCTTCATGCTGATCTTTACAGATTAAGTGATCCGTCAGAGGTATTGGAACTGGATCTTTTAGGCCTTCTAGGCCCCGAAACTGTGCTTGCCGTAGAGTGGCCGGAGCTTTTGGCTGGATTCATTGGAAAGAACGCTCTCAAGATCGAGCTGGAATATGAGGATGAAAAAACAAGAAGATTGAAATTGAGCGGATCCTATAAATGGATAGAGAGAATGGTGAAAGACTTTTTCAAAAAGGAAAGACAAACCAAGGAGGTGAAATAA
- a CDS encoding anaerobic ribonucleoside-triphosphate reductase activating protein: MDFAGWQKVSLVDYPGKVSTTLFTSSCNFDCEYCHNAELKKRIPHPIKEVDVYKYLSLRKNLIDAVVITGGEPTLHGHALLSFFKELKKRFPGKFIKVDTNGSNPEVLKELIEIVDFIAMDLKSLDYSLFSNVGFETILESLEITKNAKDYEIRITVYPPYIKPDNFPKFAELLKGIKNVAIQQYRPVNSVSPYPREILLDFEKALKPYVENVVVRG, translated from the coding sequence ATGGATTTCGCAGGATGGCAGAAAGTAAGTCTGGTGGACTATCCGGGAAAGGTATCGACAACTCTCTTTACCTCAAGCTGTAATTTTGACTGTGAGTATTGCCATAACGCCGAACTGAAAAAGCGAATTCCTCATCCGATCAAAGAAGTCGATGTTTATAAATATCTATCTTTAAGAAAGAATTTAATAGATGCCGTCGTTATAACCGGAGGGGAGCCGACCTTGCATGGTCATGCTCTTCTCTCTTTCTTTAAAGAACTCAAAAAAAGATTCCCGGGTAAATTCATAAAGGTCGATACAAACGGTAGTAATCCCGAAGTTCTGAAAGAATTGATTGAAATCGTTGACTTTATCGCTATGGATTTGAAAAGCCTTGATTATTCCCTTTTCTCCAATGTGGGCTTCGAAACGATTCTTGAGAGTCTTGAGATAACAAAAAATGCAAAGGACTATGAAATAAGAATCACCGTTTACCCACCATATATTAAACCGGATAACTTCCCGAAATTTGCTGAGCTGCTGAAAGGTATTAAAAATGTGGCGATCCAACAATATCGACCGGTGAATTCAGTTTCTCCCTATCCCAGGGAGATTTTGCTTGACTTCGAAAAAGCTCTTAAACCCTATGTAGAGAACGTTGTTGTTAGAGGATGA
- a CDS encoding PolC-type DNA polymerase III — protein MEFVVIDTETTGSSPHKGAELIEIAGVVVRDWEIIYEESFNELIKPKRHVPISITMITGINNLMLEDKLPIEIVLPRFYDFVRDRVLVIQNAPFDLSFLDYFGKKIGIGELPNPFVDTISLSRSLFRGRHNLDIILARLGIFCEDRHRALGDAVATAKAFIKMVKMIGVEEIEKFVVKRI, from the coding sequence TTGGAATTTGTTGTCATAGATACCGAAACCACCGGTTCCAGCCCTCATAAAGGGGCAGAGTTGATAGAAATCGCGGGCGTGGTTGTCAGGGACTGGGAAATAATCTACGAAGAATCCTTCAACGAACTTATAAAACCAAAGAGGCACGTGCCGATCTCCATAACCATGATTACAGGCATAAACAACCTGATGCTCGAAGATAAGCTTCCGATAGAAATTGTTCTACCGAGGTTTTATGATTTCGTGAGAGATCGCGTTCTTGTGATACAAAATGCTCCCTTTGATCTTTCCTTTCTCGATTATTTCGGGAAGAAAATTGGAATCGGCGAACTTCCGAATCCTTTTGTGGATACCATCAGCCTTTCGCGCAGCCTTTTTCGTGGCAGACACAATCTTGACATTATTCTGGCGCGCCTGGGTATCTTTTGTGAGGATCGGCATCGTGCGCTGGGAGATGCTGTCGCCACTGCAAAAGCGTTCATAAAGATGGTGAAGATGATAGGTGTCGAAGAAATTGAGAAGTTTGTTGTGAAAAGGATTTGA
- a CDS encoding ribonucleoside triphosphate reductase: MLLVRKRDGSLVEFELSKIILAVKKAFEATDTAYTDDILERLALRVTSDFQGKIKENIVDIEDIQDSVEKTLEDLGFNKVAKAYILYRKQREKLRNLKSSMLDFAKTVNNYLNQRDWRVKENSTVTYSIGGLILHNSGTVTANYWLSEIYDEEIGKAHKNGDFHIHDLSMLSGYCAGWSLRQLIEEGLGGVPGKVSSKPARHLSTLANQMVNFLGILQNEWAGAQAFSSFDTYLAPFVKVDNLTFKEVKQCIQSFVFGVNTPSRWGTQSPFSNITLDWTVPKRLKDEPAIVGGEPQDFTYGDCQKEMDIINRAFLEILKEGDANGRGFQYPIPTYNITKDFDWENPNSELLFEITSKYGTPYFQNFINSDLNPDDVRSMCCRLQLDKRELRRRGGGLFGSDEYTGSIGVVTINLPRLAYLSKNEVEFFQRLSKMMDLAKRSLEIKREVIEKLNDEGLYPYTKRYLKNFDNHFSTIGLVGMNEACLNARWLKKPIYEENSRRFAIRVLDFMRERLKIYQEETGNLYNLEATPAESTSYRLAKIDKKLFPDIITAGKDAPYYTNSTHLPVDYEIDIFSALELQEELQIKYTGGTVFHAFLGESVDDWRTTRELVKKIAENYRIPYFTISPTYSICRNHGYIKGEEYSCPICGQPTEVYSRITGYYRPVQHWNIGKQEEFKSRKEFRVERTEIDGFRRMAESKSGGLSGKGIDNSLYLKL, encoded by the coding sequence ATGCTTCTAGTCAGGAAAAGAGACGGCTCTCTAGTGGAATTTGAACTTTCAAAGATAATTCTTGCTGTAAAGAAAGCATTTGAAGCAACGGATACTGCTTACACAGATGACATACTCGAAAGGCTCGCTCTTCGGGTAACTTCTGATTTTCAGGGGAAGATTAAAGAAAACATTGTTGACATCGAGGATATTCAGGACTCTGTCGAAAAAACCCTTGAAGATCTTGGATTCAACAAGGTTGCCAAGGCTTATATATTGTATCGTAAGCAAAGAGAGAAGCTGAGGAATCTCAAATCATCGATGCTGGATTTTGCCAAAACAGTCAATAACTATCTTAACCAGAGGGACTGGCGGGTTAAAGAAAACAGCACCGTTACATACTCAATTGGTGGGCTGATACTCCACAACAGCGGGACTGTTACAGCGAATTACTGGCTCAGCGAAATCTATGATGAAGAGATCGGAAAAGCACATAAAAACGGGGATTTCCATATACACGATCTGTCTATGCTTTCCGGTTATTGCGCTGGTTGGAGTCTCCGGCAGCTTATAGAAGAGGGGCTTGGCGGTGTGCCGGGAAAGGTTTCTTCCAAACCGGCCAGACATCTCTCGACGCTGGCAAACCAGATGGTTAATTTTCTTGGAATCCTCCAGAACGAATGGGCCGGCGCACAGGCGTTCAGTTCTTTCGACACCTATCTTGCACCTTTTGTAAAGGTGGATAACCTCACTTTCAAGGAAGTCAAGCAGTGCATACAATCATTCGTTTTTGGTGTAAATACGCCCAGTCGCTGGGGAACACAGTCGCCCTTCTCAAATATAACCCTTGACTGGACAGTTCCAAAAAGACTCAAAGACGAGCCAGCCATCGTAGGTGGAGAACCTCAGGATTTCACGTACGGTGATTGCCAAAAAGAGATGGACATAATAAATAGGGCTTTTCTGGAGATCCTGAAAGAAGGGGATGCCAACGGAAGAGGCTTTCAGTATCCGATACCAACGTACAATATCACCAAAGATTTTGACTGGGAAAACCCGAACTCCGAGCTTCTTTTTGAAATCACATCAAAATATGGTACTCCCTATTTCCAGAACTTTATAAATTCGGATCTCAACCCTGATGATGTGCGCAGTATGTGTTGCCGGCTTCAGCTGGATAAGCGCGAGTTAAGAAGACGTGGCGGAGGTCTTTTTGGTTCGGATGAATACACTGGCTCTATCGGTGTCGTAACGATCAATCTTCCAAGGTTGGCTTATTTAAGTAAGAACGAGGTGGAATTCTTCCAGAGACTTTCAAAAATGATGGATCTGGCAAAACGCAGTCTTGAAATAAAACGTGAGGTTATAGAAAAACTGAATGATGAAGGATTGTATCCTTACACCAAGAGGTACCTCAAGAACTTCGATAACCATTTCTCAACGATAGGACTTGTTGGAATGAACGAGGCTTGTCTCAACGCGAGATGGCTCAAAAAACCTATTTATGAAGAAAACTCAAGACGCTTTGCTATCAGGGTTCTGGACTTTATGAGAGAACGTCTGAAGATTTATCAGGAAGAGACAGGAAACCTCTATAACCTTGAGGCAACACCGGCTGAGTCTACCTCTTACCGCCTCGCCAAGATAGACAAGAAACTGTTCCCGGACATAATCACCGCTGGTAAAGATGCTCCCTATTACACCAATTCTACCCACCTTCCGGTGGATTATGAAATAGATATTTTCTCTGCCCTGGAACTTCAGGAGGAGCTTCAAATAAAATATACCGGAGGTACAGTGTTCCATGCTTTCCTTGGGGAAAGCGTTGACGATTGGCGAACTACCCGGGAGCTTGTCAAAAAGATCGCGGAAAATTATCGCATTCCTTACTTCACAATCTCTCCAACCTACTCCATATGCCGTAATCATGGTTACATAAAAGGTGAGGAATATTCTTGCCCTATCTGCGGGCAACCAACGGAGGTTTATTCGCGTATCACCGGTTATTACAGGCCGGTTCAGCACTGGAATATTGGTAAACAGGAAGAGTTCAAAAGCAGAAAGGAATTTCGTGTGGAGAGGACTGAAATAGATGGATTTCGCAGGATGGCAGAAAGTAAGTCTGGTGGACTATCCGGGAAAGGTATCGACAACTCTCTTTACCTCAAGCTGTAA
- a CDS encoding M20 metallopeptidase family protein: MIEIGKVHELRHRLHKNPEGGFREYETKKILLKFLSDLPKNYFKIYEVLETGLVVEYRNAENKSFVLFRADMDALPIEEETNVDFASENPGWMHACGHDIHMSVLTGLIKQVARELSEANILFFFQPAEEGPGGAKPFLESGFLDSYDVKAAFALHVSPDYKMGTVASKEGVIFASPTEFDVIFKGESAHGAKPDEGRDTILPASEFITAFYSALTRFIPEEERYVFTIGKLVAGDRRNIVAEKSIIEGTYRVLDIKTKEKIDELMERFTENISKTWKVQGEVRYGAYYPVLMNDSRLFKALAKTVKSIGLEFAECETKFTGEDFAFFSQRYPSLMFWLGCATETMKAGLHTSKFLPEDRCIDFGVKVFYSLLKEVSKED, from the coding sequence ATGATCGAAATTGGCAAGGTGCACGAATTAAGGCACAGATTGCATAAAAATCCGGAAGGTGGTTTTAGGGAATATGAAACAAAAAAGATCTTACTGAAATTCCTTTCAGATTTACCGAAAAATTACTTCAAAATTTATGAAGTTCTGGAAACAGGATTGGTGGTAGAATATCGTAATGCAGAAAATAAGAGCTTTGTCCTTTTCAGAGCAGATATGGATGCCCTGCCCATTGAAGAAGAAACTAATGTGGATTTCGCATCGGAAAACCCTGGCTGGATGCACGCATGCGGTCACGATATCCATATGTCCGTGCTTACTGGATTGATCAAACAAGTAGCAAGAGAACTTTCAGAAGCAAATATTTTGTTCTTCTTTCAGCCAGCCGAAGAAGGCCCCGGGGGAGCGAAACCTTTCCTTGAAAGCGGATTTCTTGACTCATATGATGTAAAAGCTGCTTTCGCATTACACGTAAGCCCTGATTATAAAATGGGTACGGTTGCTTCTAAAGAAGGAGTTATTTTCGCGAGCCCAACGGAATTCGACGTTATCTTTAAAGGTGAAAGTGCTCATGGAGCCAAACCTGATGAAGGCAGGGATACAATACTACCCGCATCAGAATTCATAACCGCTTTTTATTCCGCTCTCACAAGGTTCATCCCGGAAGAGGAGCGTTATGTGTTCACCATCGGAAAATTGGTAGCGGGTGATCGAAGGAACATAGTGGCGGAAAAATCAATAATTGAGGGAACCTATAGGGTTCTTGACATAAAAACCAAAGAGAAAATAGACGAGCTCATGGAAAGATTTACTGAAAACATAAGCAAAACATGGAAGGTTCAGGGCGAGGTTCGTTATGGAGCGTATTATCCAGTACTTATGAACGACTCCAGGCTCTTTAAAGCCCTTGCGAAAACGGTCAAAAGTATTGGTTTGGAATTTGCTGAATGCGAGACAAAGTTCACCGGCGAGGATTTCGCGTTTTTCAGCCAGCGGTACCCTTCACTGATGTTCTGGCTTGGATGTGCTACCGAAACGATGAAAGCCGGATTACACACATCAAAGTTTTTACCGGAGGACAGATGCATTGATTTTGGCGTGAAGGTATTTTATTCTCTACTCAAGGAAGTGAGTAAGGAGGATTGA
- a CDS encoding tetratricopeptide repeat protein — protein sequence MWSEYQKYRITYLCDLLEIGTDYTGPEFNWEELRQEVDSEKFDQLSSLLKDAFGLDSKVLNDNKYFLLYFWGIFLWDEDIPFETRFRIAQKIINLGRLIRKANEREVDNVESDSVKNDEEVIAIILGEPEYGNTEIARWYLLAGLDAIAFFLQNFKLSDNEEDDNGNDRELIKIVAEAMNLARNCPRFFLKALDITFNLTLGYFESTITSYALGLNPNIGPDYLELPFEVFFPDTLFGTDPSILSLVCLLRHEDDEVRRKAAYAGASLLTWGSSFKSHIYVLNRMAPTSGLLPVIIAGIAENTSFSFVGKRIINFLEELGRTEEKTEVPLIIRAVCDSLLKKKTKRKSRALEEFIKYIMDLKTNSRARLAGALLAQAYGYKEYALVLYESLSKRDQKAFESFVENGVIPKLRDKDSEESAIVSSVVSTNYEIARKMHRTIFEEKDSLFPGFEIDSSERVPSLRYNLPPREYYLKKMLENKEDKVQILEKVLEKHPYEFTAYMELANEYFTLGMEEDCRRTLETGVEKIQELLRKLNLRNYMIEFSHHHNRPILMLFKDFGDFLRMRGSNLAKATQIFEWMLVVEPMDFLNAKNSLLNCYFRQRNFIKAEKLLEWYEDENSLDFVMGRAFIYYIRRNIERANLELSLAKRMNPYVIDILLMGIDPEELDNVEIELEKKEAIIYALEYEKVWKSYPRVMRWLKNQRR from the coding sequence ATGTGGAGTGAGTACCAGAAGTACAGAATAACATATCTTTGTGATCTTCTGGAGATCGGTACCGATTATACCGGACCTGAGTTTAATTGGGAAGAATTGCGGCAGGAAGTTGATAGCGAGAAGTTTGATCAACTCTCATCACTTTTGAAAGATGCTTTTGGACTTGATTCCAAAGTGCTCAATGATAACAAATACTTTTTACTTTATTTCTGGGGTATCTTTCTGTGGGATGAAGATATTCCCTTTGAAACCAGGTTCAGGATAGCACAGAAAATTATTAATTTAGGCCGGCTTATTAGAAAAGCCAATGAGCGTGAAGTTGATAATGTGGAATCCGATAGTGTTAAAAATGATGAAGAGGTAATTGCTATTATTTTGGGGGAACCTGAATATGGGAATACTGAAATAGCTCGCTGGTATTTGTTGGCTGGGTTAGATGCTATTGCATTTTTTCTTCAGAATTTCAAACTTTCCGACAACGAAGAAGATGATAATGGAAATGATAGAGAGCTAATCAAAATAGTTGCGGAGGCAATGAACCTTGCTAGAAATTGTCCAAGATTCTTTTTGAAAGCATTGGACATTACTTTCAACCTTACTCTTGGTTATTTTGAATCAACAATAACATCCTATGCGTTGGGATTGAATCCCAATATTGGACCGGATTATCTTGAATTGCCTTTCGAGGTTTTTTTCCCAGACACATTATTTGGGACAGATCCATCGATATTATCGCTGGTTTGTCTTTTGAGGCACGAAGATGATGAAGTGAGGCGTAAAGCAGCTTATGCAGGTGCTTCACTGTTAACGTGGGGATCTTCTTTTAAGAGTCATATATATGTTTTGAATCGAATGGCGCCTACGTCAGGTTTACTGCCAGTGATAATTGCTGGAATAGCTGAAAATACAAGCTTTTCATTTGTTGGAAAGAGGATTATCAATTTCTTGGAAGAACTGGGCAGGACAGAAGAGAAGACAGAAGTGCCATTGATTATAAGGGCGGTTTGCGACAGTCTTCTCAAGAAAAAAACAAAGCGAAAATCAAGAGCGCTGGAAGAATTTATCAAATATATAATGGATCTGAAAACCAATTCTAGGGCCAGGCTTGCGGGAGCTTTATTGGCTCAGGCTTATGGATACAAAGAGTATGCTCTTGTGCTTTATGAGAGTCTTTCTAAGAGGGATCAGAAAGCATTTGAAAGCTTTGTTGAAAATGGCGTAATTCCTAAGTTGAGAGATAAAGATTCTGAAGAGTCGGCGATAGTATCATCTGTGGTTTCAACCAATTACGAGATCGCCAGAAAAATGCATCGCACGATCTTTGAGGAAAAAGATAGCCTTTTTCCAGGTTTTGAAATCGATAGTAGTGAAAGAGTTCCTTCATTGAGGTATAATCTCCCGCCAAGAGAGTACTATCTTAAAAAGATGCTTGAAAATAAGGAAGATAAAGTGCAGATTCTGGAGAAGGTTTTAGAAAAACATCCCTATGAATTTACGGCTTATATGGAACTGGCGAATGAATATTTTACACTAGGTATGGAAGAAGATTGTAGACGAACCCTCGAAACTGGTGTCGAGAAAATTCAAGAGTTACTCAGGAAACTTAATCTGAGAAACTACATGATAGAATTCTCACACCATCATAACAGACCAATTTTGATGCTTTTCAAAGACTTTGGAGATTTTCTAAGGATGAGAGGAAGTAATTTAGCAAAAGCCACTCAGATTTTTGAGTGGATGCTCGTAGTTGAGCCAATGGACTTCTTAAACGCTAAAAATAGTTTGTTGAATTGTTATTTCAGACAAAGAAATTTCATAAAAGCAGAAAAACTTTTAGAGTGGTATGAAGATGAAAACAGCCTTGATTTCGTAATGGGGCGGGCATTCATCTATTACATCCGAAGAAACATAGAAAGGGCAAATCTGGAATTGAGTTTGGCAAAAAGAATGAACCCATATGTTATAGATATCTTACTTATGGGTATTGATCCTGAAGAGCTGGATAATGTTGAGATTGAATTGGAAAAAAAAGAAGCAATAATTTATGCTTTAGAGTATGAAAAAGTTTGGAAATCATATCCACGAGTAATGCGCTGGCTTAAAAATCAAAGGAGGTAA
- the glpK gene encoding glycerol kinase GlpK, whose translation MGYILAIDQGTSSSRAIIFDEDLYQVASAQKPFKQIYPKPGWVEHDPNEIVLSVMSCVEKAIQDAKISFKDIEAIGITNQRETIVAWDAETGKALYNAIVWQCRRTADRAKELERQYRNFIHSKTGLLPDPYFSATKMEWMLRNVPEVRKAAKKGTLRFGTIDSWLIWNLTPDRQHVTDHSNASRTMLYNLNELKWDEELLEFFGIEKEFLPKVVDSSKLLIRSVYGPVISGIAGDQQASLFGQTAFNVGDVKCTYGTGSFILMNTGDKPRFSREGLLTTVGWKINDEIVYAIEGSIFTTGALINWLKDGLQIISTPEETELLATSVEDNGGVYFSGALAGLGAPYWDSKARGLIIGLTRGATRAHIVRAVLEYIAFRTKEILEIMERDTGIKVNRLLVDGGVTRNNFLMELQSKVLGVTVDRPIVKETTALGAAMLAGLAVGLWDKETLAGIRKSEVVFTPTRKELEDEYKKWKEAIKRSMNWAE comes from the coding sequence ATGGGGTACATCCTGGCAATTGATCAGGGGACCAGTAGTTCAAGGGCTATTATCTTTGATGAGGATCTCTATCAAGTTGCTAGCGCACAAAAGCCTTTCAAACAAATTTATCCGAAACCTGGCTGGGTGGAGCATGATCCAAACGAGATAGTTCTCAGTGTTATGTCTTGTGTGGAAAAAGCAATTCAAGACGCTAAGATCTCTTTTAAGGACATTGAGGCGATAGGCATAACCAACCAGAGAGAAACGATCGTTGCCTGGGATGCCGAAACGGGCAAAGCTCTCTACAATGCCATTGTCTGGCAATGTAGAAGGACAGCGGATAGGGCTAAAGAACTGGAAAGACAATATCGGAATTTTATACATTCAAAAACTGGTTTGCTTCCTGACCCTTATTTTTCGGCAACAAAGATGGAATGGATGCTAAGAAATGTTCCAGAAGTTAGAAAAGCCGCGAAAAAAGGAACTTTAAGATTTGGTACCATAGATTCCTGGTTGATTTGGAATCTAACACCTGACAGACAACATGTAACCGATCACTCAAACGCTTCCAGAACCATGCTTTATAACTTGAACGAGTTGAAATGGGACGAAGAATTGCTCGAGTTTTTCGGTATCGAAAAAGAATTTTTGCCAAAGGTTGTTGATTCTTCAAAACTGCTGATACGTTCTGTATATGGCCCGGTAATATCCGGCATTGCCGGAGATCAACAAGCATCTCTTTTCGGGCAAACCGCTTTTAACGTAGGTGACGTAAAATGTACCTACGGAACCGGTTCTTTCATCCTGATGAACACTGGAGATAAACCAAGATTCTCGAGAGAAGGGCTTTTAACCACCGTAGGTTGGAAGATCAACGATGAAATTGTCTATGCAATCGAGGGCTCAATATTTACAACAGGTGCCCTTATAAACTGGCTGAAAGATGGTTTGCAGATAATCTCCACTCCCGAAGAAACGGAGTTATTGGCAACCAGTGTTGAAGATAATGGCGGTGTCTATTTTTCTGGTGCCCTTGCCGGTCTCGGTGCACCATACTGGGATTCTAAAGCCCGCGGCTTGATCATAGGTTTAACCAGAGGAGCAACCCGTGCACATATAGTCAGAGCTGTGTTAGAATACATTGCTTTTAGAACAAAAGAAATACTGGAAATAATGGAAAGGGATACAGGAATAAAGGTCAATCGACTCCTTGTTGATGGTGGCGTTACGAGGAACAACTTTTTGATGGAACTTCAGTCTAAAGTATTAGGTGTAACTGTCGATAGACCAATAGTCAAGGAGACCACAGCACTTGGAGCAGCCATGCTTGCCGGGCTCGCAGTTGGTTTATGGGATAAAGAAACCCTCGCGGGAATACGGAAAAGCGAAGTCGTTTTTACCCCAACGAGAAAAGAATTGGAGGATGAATACAAAAAGTGGAAAGAAGCGATAAAACGTTCTATGAACTGGGCGGAATGA